A single window of Salvia splendens isolate huo1 chromosome 6, SspV2, whole genome shotgun sequence DNA harbors:
- the LOC121807730 gene encoding protein NO VEIN-like isoform X1, whose protein sequence is MYGQRPPFRPGGGGRGSSQPPQPQQQQIQLNPNLFPNPNLFTLQQNPNLLPQFNPFLQNPNSFPQFQHQFQNMNIPVQLNHERTSFQAPPQNEYNYNSNNNNNFPQQHVKVQNEIAEKVDKAARSAWNDLLKSKENVSAWKVSQAALLTVKAESWESLGFPMQQVPSLKSILVTEGKINAFMHCFVAARKITSLYDLEVAVCESEGVKNFEELELGPLVKHPLAVHYFSLTSKVTEVYTIRTEEIISHLCEFIDTHKKKSIKVDIFLDFICKKQSASGWENLGVRVQDFRFYVNHLKHAKESEDVVLEKCFEKIRKQDGKRSKKRPLFSKQKKEMDSHFDTISQRLQSFSSEAQFSGKHLRFLSSSSEDDDSEANQYEDNQNQKNVDSSCNLLQSNGRAERVGSCPYPSAIEEMKRLGLKSEVESTSYTPGGGVRCDRDNNHSRGKRRYENLSSSTSLPRKLPKKEKFDADVKLKGSDDNNLSGDSLSIESLRTFITTWKEACRDNNADEVLERMLQFYNVRRKRKVKEMFASYPFIGLLYAAVACMKLGLWDNMYDTFLNFGQQEIDNKQDESSDDYINIDVQSAKKGVAAPAPVIVTHKQNIAVEDIAKKISGYLEEDVFPRKSPEENRFRLLRKLCNCEYWLIEQYSVDKFESLGYGEYFVFLEKYAYLLPDALQKRMLGGSSKNVSLEARMLPIQLDVLLSQALDSFQENETVNIHYVSELLARQFPLVCFELGNSHIKENFLDIIQERRCNLTSHSVLFSIPLSRPTYIGNSSAEDEKDNAVKSGIIAPVTSRDAIEVMLKAPMLADLKLWSHWDTLFAPHLGSVVKWLLKEVNSKELLCLVTKDGKVIRLDHSATVDSFLKVFIEESSFETAVQLLSLFAIYGGEQSIPLSLLKCHARKAFEVVINNYLEKILDNGNSHMHGNQSFDQHIVGESTSSNLDRKFLNNRSIMNRAAPVLSRFVLECLSYLPVEFCSTVADILISGLQSFVNNAPAAILAECKQIEHRLILHEVGLSLGLLEWVNDYQSFCSSTTHGLPPTPSCLDVVNSEPNRLSMVGQGDLNVHVASSGEMLVSSEADLGKDKPASDMTVYANFLGCTSTDSEELSRPDNHDDADPAKFIESIRQEEFGLNQCLSATESSMLEKQHARLGRALHCLSQELYSQDSHFILELVQNADDNIYPENVEPTLTFILEEKGIVVLNNEHGFSFNNISALCDVGNSTKKGINTGYIGKKGIGFKSVFRVTDAPEIHSNGFHIKFDITGGQIGFVLPTVIPPCDVDFYTRLALAGSDRLDRNSWKTCIVLPFRSSLLEGLGMNNILSMFSDLHPSLLLFLHRLRCIKFKNLVDDSFVVMRKEVIGNGIVEVALGNNRMTWFVASKKLVADTIRSDVQTTEISVAFTLKETSEEGYAPVLNQQPVFSFLPLRTYGLKFILQGDFVLPSSREEVDGNSPWNQWLLSEFPDLFVSAVRSFCSLPCYENSPAKAITVFMSFVPLVGEVHGFFSSLPRRIISKLRMSNCLLLESNEEWVPPCKVMRNWSDQTRSLLSDSLLHEHLGLGFLNKDIVLSDSLAKALGVEDCGPTILLKFISSLCRSEDKLKSMGFGWLASWLSTIYVMPSQPFMQTSSSNGTESNFISDLQKTPFIPLSDGKYSSVNEGIIWLHCDSVDQGISDQYLLETFPKLFAKLRIVNPGLLAAASTIDGSCSDASIMENAARMLYKIGVQRLCIHDIVKLQILPAIYDEKIAVGHEELMTEYLAFVMLHLQSSCTTCCLERDSIIAELHEKALILTNFGFKRCSEVAIHFTQEYGNSVDVDKLINGIDINWFKIDVAYVRHPITKSISAGVLKWRRFFQEIGVTDFVQVVDLCKSVPEMSPISFKDDEKATEMSVDSVANNWESQELFHIVSWISSRDDREKSGYLLEILDKLWDEYFSDKATGYHNDTTGERKPFKSSIVCTLQNIPWIASNISNKLHYPKDLFDDCVAVNSIFGRNAPCTIPKVKSTKLLTDIGLKTEVTLDDALSVLRLWRQSGSHLSASVSQMSNFYAYLWKEMTHSKKKVIDELHSGPFIFVPDTCSYLNEDALPGSLMSPRDVYWHDTIGSVDLIKSDHPECVSAFASSKIKMLQKLYPHLHDFFVNECGVDESPPFSSYLQFLLELSAVALPHQAAKQVLEVFLIWDDALRSGSMTSEDVQFLKENLLKKEYAVLPTRQDKWVSLHSSFGIVCWSDDDNLRREFKHRDGVDFLYFEKSTLRSQSDASVEDNQMLLGKVSVAMQRLRIPVLSKIVTREAIAYGSEDSSSISLLVNWVLPYAQRYIFNAHPDKYFQLKQSSFENIKHLKIVVVEKLFYRYKIKKSDIASKKRHQCNCLLQENTLYCSRESDSHSIFLELSCLLFDGSPELHFANFLHMIKTMAESGATEEQTEVFILNSQKMPKLPDEESIWSLQSVSSLMESNAASSDSVKVQDLSNLPSKCKHGIKSSNWPPADWKTAPGFDSVDTSRLTRPWPSTVQIQAGNIAQRDYRTADICFNDVSSEFNIDVNSTTQGAVQVETQVPVPQSNLPSNLVPSNVNVVMDSIDLDSFDTKDVGPSVCSEKDPALSQQALLTGRLGELVAFKYFTGEEVGDRSVKWVNEANETGLPYDIVLEGDDSTTEYIEVKATRYGRKNWFLISLREWQFAIEKGESFSIAHVVLAENSMAKVTVYQNPARLCQLGNLRLAVVVPKQ, encoded by the exons ATGTACGGACAAAGACCGCCCTTCCGCCCTGGCGGCGGCGGCCGTGGCTCATCACAACCACCGCAGCCACAGCAGCAGCAAATCCAGCTGAACCCTAATTTATTCCCCAACCCCAATCTCTTCACGCTCCAGCAAAACCCCAATTTATTGCCTCAGTTTAATCCCTTTCTCCAAAACCCTAACAGCTTTCCCCAGTTTCAACATCAGTTTCAGAACATGAATATCCCTGTTCAACTGAATCACGAACGTACTAGTTTTCAAGCGCCCCCTCAAAATGAATATAACTACAATAGCAATAATAATAACAACTTTCCGCAACAGCACGTTAAGGTGCAAAACGAGATTGCTGAGAAAGTTGATAAGGCGGCGAGGAGTGCTTGGAACGACCTTTTGAAGTCGAAGGAGAACGTCTCAGCGTGGAAAGTTTCGCAGGCAGCCTTGTTGACTGTGAAAGCCGAGTCCTGGGAAAGTTTGGGGTTTCCAATGCAGCAAGTGCCTTCGCTGAAGAGCATCCTGGTTACAGAAGGGAAG atCAATGCATTCATGCACTGCTTTGTAGCGGCTAGAAAAATTACTTCATTGTATGATTTGGAAGTGGCAGTCTGTGAGAGTGAGGGCGTCAAAAATTTTGAAGAGCTGGAATTGGGTCCTTTGGTGAAGCACCCACTTGCTGTGCATTATTTTTCCCTGACTTCTAAAGTCACTGAAGTTTACACAATAAGAACTGAAGAAATAATATCTCACCTTTGTGAGTTTATTGATACTCACAAAAAGAAAAGTATTAAAGTCGATATCTTTTTGGATTTTATTTGTAAGAAGCAATCTGCCAGTGGCTGGGAAAACCTTGGTGTGCGGGTCCAGGATTTCag GTTTTATGTTAATCATTTAAAGCACGCAAAAGAATCAGAAGATGTTGTACTAGAGAAatgttttgagaaaatcagAAAGCAAGATGGGAAACGCAGCAAGAAGCGTCCACTTTTTTCAAAACAAAAGAAGGAAATGGACTCCCATTTTGACACAATCTCCCAGCGCCTGCAGTCCTTTTCATCGGAAGCCCAGTTTTCAGGGAAACACTTAAGATTTTTGTCTTCAAGTTCAGAGGATGATGATAGTGAAGCGAATCAATATGAAGATAACCAGAATCAGAAGAATGTAGACAGCAGTTGTAATTTGTTGCAGTCAAATGGTAGAGCGGAGCGTGTTGGTAGCTGCCCTTATCCATCAGCAATTGAAGAAATGAAAAGGCTGGGCTTGAAAAGTGAAGTGGAGTCCACCTCTTATACACCCGGTGGTGGTGTAAGGTGTGATAGGGACAATAACCACTCCCGTGGGAAGAGAAGATATGAAAATTTGAGTTCAAGCACTTCGTTACCTCGCAAGTTGCCTAAAAAGGAGAAATTTGATGCGGATGTCAAGCTTAAGGGCTCTGACGATAATAATTTGAGTGGTGATTCACTTTCTATTGAATCATTAAGGACATTTATTACTACCTGGAAAGAGGCATGCCGAGATAATAATGCAGATGAG GTTCTCGAAAGGATGCTTCAATTTTACAATGTAAGGAGAAAGAGGAAAGTGAAGGAAATGTTTGCATCATATCCATTCATTGGATTGCTCTATGCTGCT GTGGCATGTATGAAATTGGGATTATGGGATAATATGTATGATACTTTCCTGAACTTTGGCCAACAAGAAATAGACAATAAACAAGATGAGAGTTCAGATGATTACATAAACATTGATGTCCAATCAGCTAAGAAGGGTGTTGCTGCTCCAGCACCTGTGATTGTTACACATAAACAAA ATATTGCAGTTGAAGATATTGCTAAGAAAATTTCTGGGTATCTTGAGGAGGATGTTTTTCCCCGTAAAAGCCCCGAAGAAAATAGATTCCGTTTGTTGAGGAAACTCTGCAACTGTGAGTATTGGCTAATTGAACAATATTCTGTGGACAAGTTTGAATCACTTGGTTATGgagaatattttgtgtttctgGAGAAATATGCATACCTGCTTCCTGATGCATTACAAAAGCGCATGCTAGGTGGTTCATCAAAAAATGTTTCTTTGGAGGCTCGCATGCTGCCTATTCAATTGGATGTGTTGCTATCACAAGCTCTAGATAGCTTTCAGGAAAATGAGACAGTGAACATCCATTATGTTTCTGAATTGCTGGCTAGGCAGTTTCCTTTAGTATGTTTCGAACTAGGGAATAGTCATATCAAGGAAAACTTTCTGGATATCATACAGGAAAGGAGGTGCAACTTAACTTCACATTCTGTATTGTTTTCTATACCATTATCAAGACCAACCTATATCGGAAATTCATCGGCCGAAGATGAGAAGGATAATGCAGTAAAAAGTGGAATTATTGCTCCTGTTACTAGCCGAGATGCCATTGAGGTCATGCTGAAGGCCCCTATGCTGGCTGATTTAAAATTGTGGTCGCATTGGGATACTTTATTTGCTCCCCATCTTGGTTCAGTTGTGAAGTGGTTGCTAAAGGAGGTTAACTCCAAAGAGTTGCTTTGTTTGGTTACCAAGGATGGCAAAGTAATTCGTTTGGACCATTCAGCTACTGTGGACTCTTTTTTAAAAGTTTTCATTGAAGAATCTTCTTTTGAAACAGCAGTTCAATTGTTGTCCTTATTTGCAATATATGGTGGTGAACAGAGTATACCTCTCTCACTTCTGAAGTGCCATGCACGGAAAGCCTTTGAAGTTGTTATCAATAATTATTTAGAGAAGATACTTGATAATGGAAATTCTCACATGCATGGAAATCAATCTTTTGATCAGCATATAGTCGGCGAAAGTACATCAAGTAATTTAGACAGAAAGTTTTTGAATAATAGGAGTATAATGAATAGGGCAGCTCCAGTTTTATCAAGGTTTGTACTTGAATGTTTGAGTTATCTGCCAGTTGAGTTTTGCAGTACAGTAGCAGATATATTGATTTCTGGGTTACAATCTTTTGTGAATAATGCTCCTGCGGCTATCTTGGCTGAATGCAAGCAAATAGAGCATCGTCTTATTCTTCATGAAGTTGGTCTGTCTCTTGGATTGTTGGAATGGGTAAATGACTACCAATCCTTCTGTTCTTCTACTACACATGGACTACCCCCCACACCATCATGCTTAGATGTGGTCAATTCGGAGCCCAATAGATTATCAATGGTTGGTCAAGGTGATCTGAACGTGCATGTTGCTTCTTCAGGTGAAATGCTGGTTTCTAGTGAGGCAGATCTTGGAAAAGATAAACCAGCCAGTGATATGACTGTTTATGCTAACTTTTTAGGCTGCACTAGTACTGATTCAGAGGAATTATCAAGGCCTGATAATCACGACGACGCAGATCCAGCAAAATTTATTGAATCTATTAGGCAGGAGGAATTTGGTTTAAATCAATGTCTTTCAGCTACTGAAAGTAGCATGCTGGAAAAGCAGCATGCTCGATTGGGCAGAGCTCTCCATTGTCTATCACAAGAGCTGTACTCTCAAGATTCTCACTTTATCTTAGAGCTG GTACAAAATGCCGATGATAATATTTATCCCGAAAATGTGGAACCCACTCTAACATTCATTCTGGAGGAGAAAGGCATTGTTGTGTTGAATAATGAACATGGTTTTTCATTCAATAACATCAGTGCCCTTTGTGATGTTggaaattcaacaaaaaaaggCATCAACACTGGATACATTGGAAAGAAAGGCATCGGATTCAAATCAGTATTCCGG GTTACTGATGCTCCAGAAATTCATTCAAATGGTTTTCATATAAAATTTGACATTACTGGAGGCCAGATTGGGTTTGTTCTGCCAACAGTAATCCCTCCTTGTGATGTTGACTTTTACACCAGATTGGCATTGGCAGGTTCTGACCGCCTTGATCGAAACTCTTGGAAAACATGCATTGTGCTACCTTTTAGATCAAGCTTGCTGGAGGGATTAGGCATGAACAACATTTTATCTATGTTCTCGGATCTTCATCCTTCTTTGCTATTATTTCTTCATCGGCTACGATGCATTAAGTTCAAAAACTTAGTTGATGATTCATTCGTTGTTATGAGGAAAGAAGTTATTGGGAATGGCATAGTAGAGGTTGCCCTGGGTAATAATAGGATGACGTGGTTTGTAGCATCCAAGAAATTAGTGGCTGATACCATTCGTTCTGATGTGCAAACGACGGAAATTTCTGTAGCTTTTACATTAAAGGAGACAAGCGAAGAAGGATATGCCCCAGTTCTGAATCAGCAGCCAGTTTTTTCATTTCTTCCTCTCAGGACATATGGACTTAAGTTTATTCTCCAAGGTGATTTTGTTTTGCCTTCTTCTAGAGAAGAAGTTGATGGTAACAGTCCATGGAACCAGTGGTTACTATCCGAATTCCCTGATTTATTTGTTAGTGCTGTTAGGTCGTTTTGTTCTCTTCCTTGTTATGAGAACAGTCCAGCAAAAGCTATTACTGTATTTATGAGCTTTGTTCCTCTTGTGGGTGAAGTACATGGGTTCTTTTCTAGTCTACCACGAAGGATAATTTCCAAATTGCGCATGTCAAATTGCTTGCTTCTGGAAAGCAATGAGGAATGGGTTCCTCCTTGCAAGGTAATGAGGAATTGGTCTGACCAGACACGTTCTTTATTATCTGATAGTTTGCTTCACGAGCATCTTGGTCTGGGATTCTTGAATAAGGATATTGTTCTCTCTGATTCATTAGCTAAGGCTCTGGGGGTTGAGGATTGTGGACCCACTATTTTGCTTAAGTTCATTTCTTCATTGTGCCGCTCAGAAGATAAATTAAAGTCGATGGGTTTCGGTTGGTTAGCATCTTGGCTCAGCACCATTTATGTGATGCCATCTCAGCCTTTTATGCAAACTTCCTCAAGTAATGGGACTGAATCTAATTTCATATCTGATCTTCAGAAAACTCCATTTATCCCTCTTTCAGATGGTAAATACAGCTCTGTGAATGAGGGCATTATTTGGTTGCATTGTGACTCTGTAGACCAAGGTATTAGTGATCAATATCTTCTTGAGACATTTCCAAAATTGTTTGCCAAACTGCGGATTGTGAATCCAGGACTCCTGGCTGCAGCTTCCACCATTGATGGTTCATGCTCCGACGCATCAATTATGGAGAATGCTGCAAGGATGCTTTATAAAATCGGAGTCCAGCGACTGTGCATTCATGACATTGTAAAGTTGCAGATTCTGCCAGCCATATACGATGAGAAAATTGCAGTGGGACATGAAGAATTGATGACAGAGTACCTTGCCTTTGTCATGCTCCATTTACAATCAAGTTGTACAACCTGTTGCCTAGAAAGGGATAGCATTATTGCAGAGTTGCACGAGAAGGCCCTGATCCTGACAAATTTTGGATTCAAGCGATGTAGTGAGGTGGCTATCCATTTCACTCAGGAGTATGGAAATTCTGTTGATGTGGACAAGCTAATAAATGGAATTGATATTAACTGGTTCAAAATAGATGTTGCCTATGTAAGACATCCAATCACCAAATCCATCTCTGCTGGAGTGTTGAAATGGAGGAGATTTTTCCAGGAAATTGGAGTAACTGATTTTGTTCAAGTTGTTGATCTTTGTAAGAGTGTTCCTGAAATGTCTCCTATTAGTTTTAAGGATGACGAGAAAGCTACAGAGATGTCTGTTGATTCAGTTGCTAACAACTGGGAATCTCAGGAGTTGTTTCACATAGTGTCCTGGATTTCTTCTCGAGATGATCGGGAAAAGTCTGGATACCTCTTAGAGATTCTTGATAAATTATGGGATGAATATTTCAGTGATAAGGCTACTGGTTATCACAATGATACAACTGGGGAACGCAAACCATTCAAATCCTCTATTGTATGTACACTCCAAAATATCCCATGGATAGCGTCAAATATCAGCAACAAACTTCACTACCCTAAAGATCTCTTTGATGATTGTGTGGCAGTAAATTCAATTTTTGGTCGTAATGCTCCTTGTACTATTCCAAAG GTGAAAAGTACAAAGTTGCTCACTGATATTGGATTAAAAACTGAAGTTACCCTTGATGATGCTCTATCCGTTCTTAGACTTTGGAGACAGTCTGGATCTCATTTAAGCGCTAG TGTCTCACAGATGTCCAACTTCTATGCATACCTCTGGAAGGAAATGACTCATTCAAAGAAGAAAGTTATAGATGAATTACATTCTGGGCCTTTTATTTTTGTTCCTGATACATGTAGCTATTTGAATGAAGATGCTTTACCTGGTTCTCTTATGTCTCCTCGGGATGTTTACTGGCATGATACTATTGGTTCCGTAGACCTAATAAAATCAGATCACCCTGAATGTGTTTCAGCATTTGCAAGTTCTAAGATAAAAATGTTGCAAAAATTGTACCCACATCTTCATGATTTCTTTGTGAATGAATGCGGAGTGGATGAAAGTCCTCCCTTTAGCAGCTACCTTCAGTTTTTGCTGGAGTTATCTGCTGTTGCTTTGCCTCATCAGGCTGCAAAGCAG GTTTTGGAGGTGTTCTTAATCTGGGATGATGCATTGAGATCTGGATCAATGACGTCCGAAGATGTTCAATTCCTGAAAGAAAATCTCCTGAAAAAGGAATATGCTGTGCTTCCTACTAGACAAGATAAATGGGTTTCTCTACACTCGTCATTTGGTATAGTCTGTTGGTCTGATGATGACAATCTACGAAGAGAATTCAAACATCGTGATGGTGTTGACTTCCTGTATTTTGAGAAATCCACTCTAAGGTCTCAGTCAGATGCTTCTGTGGAAGACAATCAGATGCTTCTGGGGAAGGTCTCAGTTGCCATGCAAAGACTACGAATTCCTGTCCTCTCTAAG ATTGTAACCCGTGAGGCTATTGCCTATGGTTCAGAAGATAGTAGTTCCATTTCGTTGCTGGTGAACTGGGTTCTTCCATATGCTCAGCGCTACATCTTCAATGCACACCCGGACAAATATTTTCAACTTAAGCAGTCTTCTTTTGAGAATATCAAACATCTGAAGATTGTTGTTGTTGAAAAGTTGTTTTATCGGTATAAGATAAAGAAATCTGACATTGCATCAAAGAAAAGACACCAGTGTAACTGCCTCCTTCAG GAAAACACTTTATACTGCTCTCGGGAATCAGATTCACACTCAATATTTCTAGAGTTATCTTGTTTACTATTTGACGGATCTCCTGAATTGCACTTTGCAAATTTCCTTCATATGATCAAGACCATGGCTGAATCAGGTGCGACAGAGGAGCAAACAGAAGTGTTCATTTTGAACAGCCAGAAGATGCCAAAGCTCCCTGATGAGGAATCTATCTGGTCTCTTCAATCTGTCTCATCATTGATGGAAAGTAATGCTGCGTCTTCCGACTCTGTAAAGGTTCAGGATTTGAGCAATTTACCATCCAAATGCAAACATGGCATCAAGTCCTCAAACTGGCCACCTGCTGATTGGAAAACCGCTCCTGGTTTTGATTCTGTTGATACATCTAGGTTAACAAGACCATGGCCCAGCACTGTGCAAATCCAAGCGGGGAATATTGCACAGAGAGATTATAGAACAGCAGATATTTGTTTTAATGATGTTAGCAGTGAATTTAACATTGATGTTAATTCAACAACTCAGGGAGCAGTTCAAGTTGAGACACAGGTTCCAGTACCCCAGTCTAATCTTCCGAGCAACTTGGTGCCATCCAACGTTAACGTAGTCATGGATTCTATTGATCTAGATTCCTTTGATACCAAGGATGTCGGGCCATCTGTTTGTAGCGAGAAAGATCCGGCACTTAGTCAGCAGGCATTGCTCACAGGGAGATTGGGGGAGCTTGTGGCTTTCAAATATTTCACGGGGGAAGAAGTTGGTGACCGGTCTGTGAAATGGGTGAACGAAGCTAATGAAACTGGACTGCCTTACGATATTGTATTGGAGGGCGATGACAGCACTACTGAATATATCGAAGTAAAAGCGACCAGATATGGAAGAAAGAATTGGTTTCTCATATCTCTTAGAGAGTGGCAATTTGCAATCGAGAAAGGTGAATCTTTCAGCATTGCACATGTTGTCTTGGCAGAAAATAGTATGGCGAAAGTCACTGTATACCAAAATCCAGCCAGATTGTGCCAACTGGGTAATTTGAGGTTGGCAGTTGTGGTACCAAAACAGTAG